TCCACCGCAATGTTCTGAATGAGTATGTTGTTGGCGAGAAATGGGTTAATCAGGGGCGCCGGCAGGTTGACAAGACAGTTGTTGAGTGGCCTGAACACCACGGTTACCTCCTGTGAGTCCATAATGAGCGGATTTGAATTTTCCCCGAATTATTTGACCCGCTTTAAATACCACTTGGTGCTCGGTTTACCTAAATTGGATCATTTTGTCGATAAGGGTCGATTGGCGGTCGAGTGAAAAATCCGCGTCGACAAAACAAACCATAGTAAATTTTATTATTCTCGTGTCATGCCGGCCAAGGGGTGGAAAAAAGATGGCGATGACTCGAATTTCGAGACGGCAGCCGACAACGAGAAAGTTTCCATTGAGTCGATGCTGTTTCCCAAAGCCACAGTGCACAAGGTGGCGAAACACGTCCTGTCGCAGTCGGAAACCAACATGATCCTCGCGAAAGAGTCGCAGACCGTTTTGCAACGCGGGTCGGTGCTATTTGTGAACTACTTGTACCATCACGCGAAACAGGTGGCGAAGGAGCAAGGACGCAAAGTTGTCAACGCGAACGACGTGCTTGCCGGCCTCGAGCGCGCCCAGTTTGCCGGATTTGTGCCCGCTCTGAgtgaggagctggaaaaattcaactTACGCAAGGAACAtaagaaaaagaagaaggacgagatcaacgAGCCGGATGATGAACAGGAAAACGAGAACAAGCGGGCAAAGGTggacgtggacgaggcaATGACCGAGGACGTTCCGGACACGACTCAGGACGATGCAACCGCCGAAGCCACGGAAGCAGGCGAGGACACTGAGGAAGCCGAGGAAGATGCCGAGGGTGACGAGGCGCCTACGCTGACCGCGTCGCAGCGTTTGCAGCAGGAGATGAAGGAGCTCGAGGGAGACGAGCCTACAGAAACGGCCGAATCGGAAAACGAAGGGTAGAATTATATTGCATTAGATTGTCTTCTGGTGGGGCTGAGACGGTTTAGAAGGATGGAGACATCTCGTGTAGAATGGCAGGCCGCACTCGAGGCCGACAAATAGATATATCACGAAAAGGACGACGGTGCTGACAAGAACGATGAATTTGATGTTTGACCACCAGAGTTTGCGCTTTACCATCACAGTTCTTCTGCGGAACGAGCCAGCAGAGGAGTTGAGATTGTTGGTTTTGTTAATGAGCGAGTTGAGGTTTTCGCCCCTGTTGAGGATGCGGTCGATGTTTTCGGACATGAGATCTCGAATTTCGTCTAGTTCGTTAGTTGTGGTGGCTCCGTAGTTGGCCGTCAACTGCCGCAGCTTGAGTTCATGATCCACAATCAGATCGCGCATCCTGTTCTTAAATTCGTAACTGAGCGTGCCGTCTTCCGTTTGATAGAAGTGCGTCAAATACTCCTCcatgattttctccatgAGATTGTAAACGAAGCGATCGAGCATGCGATCATTGCAAAGAGCCACGATTGTAATTAAGTtgttatttttcatcagttTCTTGTGGTAGTAGAGCATCAGGTTCGTGAGCACGTTGCGTGGAGTCGTCCCATGCGAACCCGTCACACCCATTACTACGTTGTCCGCCAGTTTGAGGCTGTTGATTCTTGTCTCCTGGACAGAATTGATCACCCCCAGATTCTTCGACACAAGCTCCGAATAGTTTACATTCAGCTTGCTCGTAAGATTGACATTGTCGTAGGTGTATAGCGTTGTGGAATTCAGGCTCAGCGCAGCGTAGTAGACGCTGCTGTCGAGCTCTTGCTCAAGGCTCATGCAAATAAATAATCAATTTAATCACGTAATCAAAATAGCTGTGCATTTATATACATTTTACACAGGCATTTGGTAGTGCAGATCAGTGAAGTCGGAGACCAGAAGCACCTCCAGCGGCCCAGACGTAGTCACCGTCAACGTCCCCTCGACCTTGTCGACTCCAGCCACTCGTTTTGGAGAGAGCCGTTTTATAGCGTAGATTTGGTCCGTTTCGAGGTCGCAGGCTATGGCGAACCACGTTTCCCGCTGCGGCTTCGAAAACTTCGGACAATACACCTTGAAATCGCGATTCAGGGGAGGGTTCGAGTGCACCAGCTCGACGTGGATCTCCTTGTCTGTCTTCACAGCCTTGTATTTGCCAACAGGAAGAGTCGAGACAATCTTTTTAAACTGGTCGTAATTCTTCGGTTTCAGCCGGTGAGccaattttttcagctctcCGGTTTGCTCGCCGGCTTTCTGGAGCAATGAAACCGGTGGCAGTCCTGTGAATTCGCCATCGTTGTCTGTTTTTTCCCAGTCATTTGCTCTTAGGCCAGGCAAAGTGTAAATAaagtcctcgtcaaacCAGATTGCCTGCTTCACGCACTGCATCAGTCTGATCAGCATCAACACCGTTGACAGGTAGCCCAgctctgctgctgcatcgATATATGCCTGCAATATACGCAGACTCTGatccagcacagaaacGGTGTCCTGAGAGTAGTCTGCAATTGGCAGCTCGATTCTCGAGAAATAGGCCTGCAGCAGTAGGAACGCCTTGATGTGCGGGTCCCAGATGAACTCCGCATTTTCCATGTCGTTGGCAGGATAGCGCATCTGCTGCGACAGCTCCATGTTGATCAACTCCTCGCCGTGGCGTGTTGGCAGCTCGTCATACTCGGTGGCTTCGGCCAGCCATCTTAGACACTGGCGGAATGAGGCTTTGGGAACAACAGATTTGAGCAAGTTGCGCAACGTTTTGTGCGACAAGTAATAGTACGAGGCTATCTGGAGGAATGGCGTTGGTTTTAACTTGTCGGAGTATGAAATCACACATTTGGATTCCTTCAAGTTCTCAATAGAATTATCGATCAGGTCGCTCAAAAACTTGCTTATTCCCTCGGTGCTGTTATCGGTAATTCCGTAGTATGTCGGGTTATGGTGAGCTCTTCTATACAGGAACGTCCAGGTGAGGAACTCAACCGCGTCCTGTCTGGTTTTGATAGTTCCTGCCGAAATCTCAGCTCCCAGGTGGTTATCCAGCACTTTGTGGAGCGACGACTCAACTGGGAACCCGACATTGAGAAAATGCTTGTAAAACTGTTTTTTCGATTCCTTGGTGAACACAATAGCCACACCGCTGGTGTCAAAAGCCGGTCTTCCTGCTCGCCCCATCATCTGCAAAATGTCCGTCAGGTCCATGTCTCTGTAACCCTCGATTTTGGCATCGAAAAACTGCGTGCCCTTGATGATCACCAGATACGCAGGCAAGTTGACTCCCCAGGCGAGTGTGGACGTGGCAACCAGAATCTGGATCTTGCtctgctcaaacagcttgtGCGAGATCTGCCGGTCGCTCTCGACCAAACCGGCATGGTGCAGCCCTATACCAAACTGCAGAGACAGTTTCAGCGTTTCGTCTTTGACTTTTGGCAGAATCTGCTGAAGCTCTGTGTCGTCCATCTTCAGGAACCGTCTTGGGTTTTCCTCCATTCCACAAAGATGAATTAGGTCCAGCGCAGTCAGTCGGGTCTGTCTTCGCGAGGCAACAAAAATGAGAACTGGTTTTTGCGGTGAGTGCTGTTTGATGGCCATGAAGGCTGGCTTGTTCATCGTTTTCATCAGCGGACAGAAAGCCAAGTTGTCAGGGAACCCATCAATATACATCTGCAAGGGCACCGGCCGCACGCTGGGCGGGAAATTAAACAGACCTTCCCTCACACCCAGCCAGCCGGCCATGTCCATGGCGTTGGAAATGGCAGTCGACAGACCAAGGAGCCGGATAGGCTTTTTAGTGAAGGACGAGACAAAGTTCATTCTGCTCACGATGATCTCCAAAATTGGACCTCTGTCGCTCGCCAGCAGATGAATTTCATCCATAATCACAAGCGAAACGTCCTGCACAAATTTCCGTGTCTGCCAGTTACGAGAAATACCGTCAAATTTCTCTGGAGTGGTGATAATTATGTCGGCCTCGCGCACCTCGCGCGCCTCCGGCAGCGAGTCTCCCGTCATTTCCACCACTTTGTGCTTTGTATTCCTCGAAATGCGCTCTCTCCAGTCGTCAACCCGCTCTCTAACCAGAGCTTTCATTGGCGCAATATACACCACCTTGGACCCAGGAAACTCGTTGAAAGCGTGCCAGatggccagctcggcaacCACGGTCTTTCCAGACCCTGTCGGCGAGCCGACAAACACGCTGGAGTTGGTGTTGTACAGCGTGTGGAACACCATTGTCTGCATCGGGTTGAAATAGTGAAATTTAGCTCCGTAGATACTCTCGATCTCCTGGTTGTGCAGAGCGGTGATCGGAAGCGGTTGCAGCCGCAAAAGCTTGGTCTGGATAGTCTCGTTGTGTggcttgatcagctgctggaaagagACCGCATGAACGGTCTCAGACCCAATCCAGCTGTCGCTGAGGGCCCGGACCACGATCTGTGGTGGGGGCGGGTCGCTGAGCGGGATCATAAAGTCCATCTCGTGCGGCGCGTTCATCTGCCGCTTGCTCAGCAAGAACTTCTCAAAGTGCAATATCGAACCCTTGTCGCTCTCCTCCACCAGAAGCCAGAATATCTGGACGTTGCCGTGCGTCTCAAAATGCCACGCAAAATCCGGCTCTATGGTCACGTGCACACGCATCACGTTTGTCGTCACGGGAAAAACCTCGGCGTCCACCAGCACGTACGGGAACCGGCCCACGAGTCTGTACAGAATAGGCCCCATTTTGGCGTTGTGCACGAGGTCTCCGAGCTCAGCCGCGCTCATTTCGCGCAGCGTCTCCATCGACGGGCTGTGTGCCTCGATGTTGCGGTGGATCTGCTGCGGGAGCTCAAACTGTCGCATTGGGTGGTTAAATGACCagagctgtttctcgatAGATTTGCAGATGGACAGCATCACACGCGCAAAAACGCCCCACCGGCGGTTCAAACCAATCAGAAACAGCGCGCGGCAGATTCTCGCAGCGTTCTGTGCCACGTAGTTCGCGTCTGAGATCAGCGCAGAGTCTTTGATCGCAGCCCGAGAAATGTACGCCTGCAGCAAAATGTTAGACTTGCCCTGTGCGGAAGCCACCTCTGCAGCAATTTCGCACGCTGTCTTGTCGGttttgagctgctccagctccttggaCTCCTCCTCGCGGAACTTGATGTTGTCAAACTCCGAGCTCATTGCGATAATACTCAGCACGTCCGCCTCGGTGGCCTTGGGGCTCATCATCTGGTTGAAAATCTCGACCGACTCATTCAGCAGGTAGAAATCAGACGCAACGCGGCCCAGGTCCTTCGGAATGAACGCACCAGACCGTTCGTCAAATATAATCATCTGCAACGAGTGAAGTTTTTTGGCAGCATCGATAATCATGTCACGTCTTttctgcaccagcagcggGTCTTTGGCAAGCTCCTGCCAGTCTATTCCGTACGCAAACGGGTTCTGTTTCATCCGAACGTACATGTACGTGTAGCCCAGCCACTGGACCCcctcgtcgatgttggTGACGGTACCCAAGGAGATCTCTGCGTTCAGATTGTCCACTAATTTGGCAGACAGCTTTGATTCGATCGGATGCTGTTGCAAGAGAAGCGAAATGTAGtggtccagcttgtcgctAGTGGTGCACAGAATGCCAATACCGTGACTCTCGAACTGCGGTCTGCCGGCACGGCCGAAAATCTGGATCACGTCGGAAATGCCCAGATCCACAAAGCCACCGGCTTTTGAGTCGTACACCTGCGTACCCTTCACGATGACCACGGCAGCAGGTAGGTTGACACCCCACGCAAGCGTGGCCGTGCAACATAGCACCTTGATCGCCCCGGAGAGAAACATTTTCTCGGTCAGGTTTCTGTCACTCCGCAACATTCCCGCATGGTGGACACCAAACCCGTATTGGAACAGCTCTCGAAGGTCTTTATTTTTATTCTTGCTCATCTCTCGCTCAAAGAAGTTGTGTTTTGGAGTGCCAGAGCAGTCAAAGAGCCATGTCTCATCGTTTTCGCCGGCCatcttgatgaagttgCGCGCAGTGTTGACCGTGTCTTTTCTCGAATGCACAAAAACCATTACTTGGTGGCCTCtttccaccatctccaccagcttccTGTACGCCGTCTTGTCAAGCTTGTCGCGTGACTGCATGCTTCCCGCCTTGGCCCTCACTCCAatcagctgctgttccaaCGGAACCGGACGGAACGACTGGTCAAAGTAGAACATTCCGACCTGACGGTTGACTCCCAGAAAGTCTGCAACGTCCACAAAATTTGGAAGCGTGGCAGAAAGACCAATAACGCGGATCATCGACTGCGAACTCTCCACCTGCCGTAGCGTCCTGGCAACCAAAGTCTCAATCACAGATCCTCTGTCCTCGTGCAACAGATGGACCTCGTCTATGATTAGCAGCTTCACCTTCTCAACCAGTTCACTGTCGCCGGTCGACTTCCGTGTCACCACGTCCCATTTCTCGGGCGTCGTGACGATGATCTGAGTCGTCATGATCTCAGCCTTTGTGAGCTGCATGTCTCCAGTGAGTTCTCTGACTTGTATTCCGAGCCACGCTAATTTTTGGCTAAACTTCTCGACAAtttctgctgccaaagctTTTAGCGGAGCAACATAGACAATTTTAAACTCGTCGTAATCTATGTCTGCCTGCACACGGTCGCCATCCTCTGACTCTGTTAGGAACTGCTTAATTGTGTGCAAAATGGCCAACAACGCGACATCCGTCTTTCCCGCACCGGTTGGAGCACAAACCAGCATGTTTTCGTTCGTCTCGTATGCAACCGGATATATTAGCGATTGCATGCGATTGAGAGTCTTGTACCCTTTGAACGTGCCTTGGCAAAGGTAATCCAGTGTCTTCACCGGGATGTACACCTCTTTGAATTTTGACGCCTTTTTCTCAGACTTGGGGATAATGATCTCCTCGTAGTTTTCATAGGAGTTCCTCGTGGTCCCGAACGGGAGACTATATTTTTTGCCAGTGAACGAAACGACATTGCCCGCATCATGCACTCGGAAAACATGCGGATATTGCTGTTTGGTCTGCTCCCATTCCAGTTTAGCGTTCTTTGACTCTTTGCGGTTTTCGTTTGCTTGTTGTCGGATCTCTTGTTCGCTCATCAGTTGAAGCATCTTTGTCTGCTTTCTCTTTTCGTCGAGAATGGCATCCTTGTTTTGCAAAATCTTTGATATCAGGTCAAATTCTCCATAACCTAAAAGATCAAACAGTCCCGACTCGATGTGCGAATCATTGTCTGACTCAAGGATCGAAAGTATGCTTTCCACCATTTGTTCGGCATTTTCAGGGTTGATTCGCTCACAATCGCTTCTAACCTCAGAAAGAAGCGCGCcagcctcctcctcttcagTATCCTCGGTCGATTCGTCGTCAAGCTCTATCTCAGCACAATTTTCAAACTGTTTGAGTAAATCAGTCACCTGCCTGGAAACGTCTATTTTTGAGTTTCCATCGCCGATATTCGGCACCTTAAAACCTGTCTCCTCATCACCCAAATTCAAGCGGTTCAGCGTCTCAATCATAGGCTGCATTGCCTGCAGATACGACGACGTAGACGAGACATTATAAGAAGacataaaaaaattaattttatttttctccCTGTATAACAATTAACAAAAACCAAAATTACAGATCGAACTGACCATTCACAAAATCGTCGTCTACGTCCATATCATCCTGCgcctcctcttcgtcttcctGGCTCTCTTCGTCAATGACTTCCTCCTCGGGTGGAAGATTTGGATTGCCAGGAATCAAAGAACCGTATGCCGGCTTGTAGGAGTTGCCCAGCCTCTTGCCCATGCTGTGACTGTTGAGATGGTCAAACATCATCGAATCGTCAACATACGTAAATCCTTTGAAGTTCTCTTGGACAACAGAGGACAATGGCGTTCCCATCATGAACTGTTTGTTGATGACAGACGTGGAGGCATTTGTGAATTCCGGATCAAAGTTCGAAGTGTCTAGTTCGTTTGCAATGTGCGGGATAAATGGTGGAGggatcttcttctgtttgagaagaacCCAGTCGATGTCATTAAAGAAAGGGTGAGCTCTGAGTTCTCTAGCGTCATTAATAGCTCCCAGTCTGTGACGAGGGTTTCTGTTAAGTAGACCCTTCACAAACGATCTACCTTCGGGCGATAAGACTTCCTTCGGGAACCGaacttttccaaaagcaaTGTTTTTGTACATTTGCTGGGTGTTATCCGCATAGAACGGAGACCATCCACAGCACATTTCGAAAATCAGAACACCAAGCGACCAGAAATCGACCATTTTCGTGTACCCAGATTCGTCCAATAAAACTTCAGGAGCAAGGTACTCGGTTGTTCCACAAAAGGTATTGGTGGTGCCGTTGGATGCCAGATTGGCCTTGGATAGGCCGAAGTCACACAGAGCAATGTGTCCATTGGCATCCAAGAGAATATTTTCCGGTTTTAAGTCCCTGTAGACGATATCGTTATCGTGGAGATGCTCCAAAGCCAGAACCAGCTCTGCGATATAAAACTTGGCTCTCTCCTCGGTGAATCGTCCTTCCTTTTGcaaatgccaaaaaagCTCTCCTCCAGACATGTAGTCGGTAACGAGGTAGAGATCGACAGGCGTTTGGAACGAGAATTTGAGACCCACGATGAACGACGAGTCTGCGCTGGAGGTGCGCACCAAAATGTCTCTTTCTCCAATCGTGTGCgcaatctccttctttCTGACAATAACCTTTTTAGACAGCACTTTCATGGCATATATACGCCCTgtgtctttcttcttgacctGAAACACCTGGCCAAACGTCCCCTTACCCAAAAGTCGAAGAATCTCAAAATCTTCGGGACCGTATTGTCTCTTTCTGGTATTTGAGTATTCGATCTGAACTTTTATTTTGCCGCTAACAAACTCGGTGTTGATGCGGGATTTCAAATCAAACCACTGCTCTGCTCTATTTTCATGGATGGTTTGCGGCTTGATCCGGATGTGTCCCAAGAAATGGTCGTTCTGCGCAGAATCGTAAACTGAAATATCTAGCTCAGATGTTGCCCCGACAACATCGAAAATGGCCTTATGGTGCCAGACAGGGTTCGACGAACTGTAGTTGTGCGACATGATGTTAAGATTGTGCTGTGACGACGTTTGGGTCCTCACTAACGGCCGTCTCTGCGGAGGCTGATTCGAGGTCTGGTGCGGCTGTGGCTGTGCCGATGGCGGTGGCATGTCTCTGCTTTGGTCAAAGCTCTCAGGACCCTGTGTCACAAACTCAGAGCTCTCGAACGTGCAAACGACATACGGAAGCGAGTTTTCAGACGTCACGTTGAGACCCACAGCCTCGATGATGCTGACTCTGAGCTTTCCCCGTGGAATACCAGTGGACGTGTCTGTGTCGCTAGCAACAGCATATGTGGGAGTCGAGGCCGTTTCGATTGGCTGCGTCGATTGGGCAGACGTGGTTGACAGCTGCGCCGTTAAATTGCTGCTTTGTTGCGTTTGATCTAAATTGGTGAATGTCCTGTTTAGAGAGTTCTGCTCTCCCTTGATAGTGGTGCCCACAGCAAAGGAATTATCACTGAGTGCAATTGTAGGTGTTGCCGGCTGGGGGATCATCTCAGAGGGGAACGACGTCGTGCTTATTTTTGAGGCAGGCATGCTAGATTCCGATTGGCCTGCAGTATCTAACGGTTGTGGTTTCTGCTTGCCAAAGGCAAAAAATgtttttgcaaattctgACATATATCAGACTGCAAATCCTCTCTATACGAGTTGTGACACGTCCAGATGACTCTTCTTAAAGATGAGACTTGAAAATGTGCGAGGATTGAAAACAGCCAAACAAATTAGTACACTTTCCaattcttttttttttttcttcttttggTTCTGCAGTTTATTCCGAAATTACGTTTTATTGCAACCGCTATTGTTCCAATGCTGACCGTTATAATTTATCGCCAAAATGCAACATTGCCAAAACCTGGAAGCTGTGTGAGAATATCTCAAGATCTTGTATTCCATTAAGTACATGCCCTAAATATCGCACGCCTGCCAGGATAGCTTCTTATCTTATTTGATAAGAATGGCCGTCGTTGCTTTTGATCACATCTTTTTCGCTACATCTTTGCACCGCCTTAATCTGGAACTATCCGAATATTTGCAACCAACTCTCCGTTGATGGTGAGAAACCCGTTTTGCGTGTACCCAATGTTGCCATATGGATTCGATGTTCTGAGCCAACCGTAATCAACCCAGACTATGTCGTCCATCTCCAAATTGCACCCATTAATTTTGAGCAGCCTCAGCGAGCAGTTGTACTGGCCCACCTCGACAATCTGACCATATCGGTCGATTCTACCAGGCGTCAGACGTTCAAAAGTCATCCGAAGATTGTCTAGTGCCGGAAGATACAAATCTTGTGGCAAAATCGGCACAGTGGCATTTTCATCTGGTTGGTAATTTGGTCCTGCCACCACTCGGTAAATACGCGTATCTAAAACTCCCTCTAAAGATCCAATCAAGGCATCAAAATCTTCTGTTGATTGCGTTGGGAACGACACCATCCCATTAGTTCCAAAAAGATCGTAAAATGGCCCATCGATCTCGATATTGGTTGTATTTCTGTAATAAGGAGGGCTGTGCAGCGCTACTTGATACCTGTCATTCACGCGGTAGAACATTGGATACTGGAGGATCTTAGAGTGCACGAACGTGTGATCCCGTGAGAAAACCTGACATTTGGACAGCCCCAAGTAGTCTGGATCTAGAGTCAGGTTCATTTCCTGGATAATTCTGTTTGAATCTTTTTCGGTCATATACGGCTTGAGTAGCTGGTACACTTTTGGGTTAACAAATATACGCTTTCCTGGCTCCAGATTGGAAGGATATTTGACGTGGTATCTGTCCAATGCTTCCTTCATTCTTTCTGTCAATGTGATAGGTGTATAGTCCGGGAGTGCATTTTTCTCGAGTCTTAGTTTTGCAAACTGGATATCTACTTCCTGAGGCGGAGCTTGTGCAAAAAGTTTATCCCAAACCGCTTCCATAACTCCTTTCTCCGTTATTTCTGGAATCGCAATGTCCTGGTGCATATTGTACACTTTCAACTTGTCGTCAAACCAAAATGGATGTGCTTCCGTTGAAAATATCGCTGCACCGTTTTTTGTATGGAGATCATTTTCTGGGTCGAACAGCAAATACAGGTACTTGAGCGTTTCGCTTAAAACAAAGCTCTCCATCCGTGCCTGTCTGGTGCCGATTCTGATGTTGTCAATTCCTGCAAATCCGCAAGGAGCATGAAACTCTGTTTCAAAACGCTGCAAAATGGCTTCGCCAACGCGCAAAAAAAACGGGTCCTTAGTCGCTCTATAAAGGAAGTACGTCGACTCAACGAATTCAGGACGTAAGGGATACCATTCAAGAAGCACGGCGTCGTTCATCAATGCGACCTTCGTTTCCTCAAGAGACATTCCTGGCAAACTATCCAAAAGATGGTATGGCTTGGAGTTCCTGTTGGCGTAGCTCCAACGGAACCCAGAAAAATCCCATCGTTCAGGAATGGCTCCGTAAGTGTTCCACAGTTTGAAATATACCGTGTAGAAGTCAAACGCGTTCTTCAAGTCTCCAGCTAAAACCAGCAACCCAGGGAAAAATGCCCCAAGAGCATCGATCCATTCCCTGGCCGCAGCTGCATTGGAGGCATGAATGTTGGTAAAAATGCCAATTGAATTTTGTGAGTGCATGAGCAGCGCCTTGTAAGACTCTTGCCAGATGTCATTGAATATTTCATCGTCGAATAATATGGAGTATTTTAGAGCATACTCGTAAAATGAGTCGATGGACGCACCAACACCCGTGATCTGGTCCGTGAAAATGTTGGACCGCGCATCCACAGTCATTGGTAACAATCCTAGCACAGTTTTTGAAGACCACATGTTGAGGAACGTTTTTCTAGAAATGAGTTCGAAAATTGGGTCGTTGGTGAGTCGAGAGAGCAGTCCAAACTCTAAAATCAGAGAAGTAATTCCTGCCGTACATTGCTCTCTTTGCAGGCTCTTGGGTACCTTTAGCGGCCCGTACCTGAGATTTGTGCGCGGATACGGCACTCCAGACTTGTTTTCGAATGCTAGCACAAGTCTTTTTCCGAGATCGTATGccagacgaagaagaaatccGTCGTAGTTTTCGATACTATATCCTCGCCGTTCGTCGGAAGCATATAAGTGCGCACTCAATAGTCCTCCTAGGACTCTGATGGTGGTCTCAAAAACCTGGATGTTTGCGTCAATGTCAAAATTTTGATACGTGTCTCTGATCAACTGGATATTCCGTTCAAAGCCTTGCTTGTCTCCGAGCACCACGAATGCGTCCAATGTATCGAAAAGAGTTAGAGAATAGTTTCCCATCGCGTCGTTCTTCCATGTGTTGTGAATATCCTCGTAGTCGCGAGACGCAGGCTCGCAAGTGAGCGGATCCACCTCGTCATAAGGAAATCCATGGGCCATGTAGCTATTGAATCCATGATAGAATAGGCTTTTCGTGCGGTTGCGCAGGTCTTTCAAATGAAGCTCCGAAAATCCACCGTACTTCCCGGATGACGCATACGTTACCGGAAAGCAAGTGACGAGTAATTGCAACAAATATACAAGAACAACTGTCATGTCAACATTTGcgatttgaaaaaatattccagGCTGTGTAGCATACATAAAAGACCAGTGTAGCTATGCGCTTGAAGCCCCCGAGATCTTTACATTCTTCATGTGGTACGCCTGTGGACGAAAAGTCCAAAACCtatccagcttctcgttgCGCAAATTAGCCCTTTCGTACGCAGTCAACTTATTTTGGCTCCGCAAAACTATTTAACACTTCAAATTTATATAATGCCAAAACTAAAACGGAAGCAATTTCGCGTAACACAACATTGTCTCTTAGTGAGTCAAATTCACCGGCTTGCCCGCCTCCCACTCTTTTAATGCgtttttgatattttccCAAAATTTCAGCTTCACCGTTTCAAGGGCGATCGCCTCATAATCCTCTGTTTTGTAGAGCTCCTCCAG
This portion of the Ogataea parapolymorpha DL-1 chromosome IV, whole genome shotgun sequence genome encodes:
- a CDS encoding Antiviral helicase SLH1 — protein: MSSYNVSSTSSYLQAMQPMIETLNRLNLGDEETGFKVPNIGDGNSKIDVSRQVTDLLKQFENCAEIELDDESTEDTEEEEAGALLSEVRSDCERINPENAEQMVESILSILESDNDSHIESGLFDLLGYGEFDLISKILQNKDAILDEKRKQTKMLQLMSEQEIRQQANENRKESKNAKLEWEQTKQQYPHVFRVHDAGNVVSFTGKKYSLPFGTTRNSYENYEEIIIPKSEKKASKFKEVYIPVKTLDYLCQGTFKGYKTLNRMQSLIYPVAYETNENMLVCAPTGAGKTDVALLAILHTIKQFLTESEDGDRVQADIDYDEFKIVYVAPLKALAAEIVEKFSQKLAWLGIQVRELTGDMQLTKAEIMTTQIIVTTPEKWDVVTRKSTGDSELVEKVKLLIIDEVHLLHEDRGSVIETLVARTLRQVESSQSMIRVIGLSATLPNFVDVADFLGVNRQVGMFYFDQSFRPVPLEQQLIGVRAKAGSMQSRDKLDKTAYRKLVEMVERGHQVMVFVHSRKDTVNTARNFIKMAGENDETWLFDCSGTPKHNFFEREMSKNKNKDLRELFQYGFGVHHAGMLRSDRNLTEKMFLSGAIKVLCCTATLAWGVNLPAAVVIVKGTQVYDSKAGGFVDLGISDVIQIFGRAGRPQFESHGIGILCTTSDKLDHYISLLLQQHPIESKLSAKLVDNLNAEISLGTVTNIDEGVQWLGYTYMYVRMKQNPFAYGIDWQELAKDPLLVQKRRDMIIDAAKKLHSLQMIIFDERSGAFIPKDLGRVASDFYLLNESVEIFNQMMSPKATEADVLSIIAMSSEFDNIKFREEESKELEQLKTDKTACEIAAEVASAQGKSNILLQAYISRAAIKDSALISDANYVAQNAARICRALFLIGLNRRWGVFARVMLSICKSIEKQLWSFNHPMRQFELPQQIHRNIEAHSPSMETLREMSAAELGDLVHNAKMGPILYRLVGRFPYVLVDAEVFPVTTNVMRVHVTIEPDFAWHFETHGNVQIFWLLVEESDKGSILHFEKFLLSKRQMNAPHEMDFMIPLSDPPPPQIVVRALSDSWIGSETVHAVSFQQLIKPHNETIQTKLLRLQPLPITALHNQEIESIYGAKFHYFNPMQTMVFHTLYNTNSSVFVGSPTGSGKTVVAELAIWHAFNEFPGSKVVYIAPMKALVRERVDDWRERISRNTKHKVVEMTGDSLPEAREVREADIIITTPEKFDGISRNWQTRKFVQDVSLVIMDEIHLLASDRGPILEIIVSRMNFVSSFTKKPIRLLGLSTAISNAMDMAGWLGVREGLFNFPPSVRPVPLQMYIDGFPDNLAFCPLMKTMNKPAFMAIKQHSPQKPVLIFVASRRQTRLTALDLIHLCGMEENPRRFLKMDDTELQQILPKVKDETLKLSLQFGIGLHHAGLVESDRQISHKLFEQSKIQILVATSTLAWGVNLPAYLVIIKGTQFFDAKIEGYRDMDLTDILQMMGRAGRPAFDTSGVAIVFTKESKKQFYKHFLNVGFPVESSLHKVLDNHLGAEISAGTIKTRQDAVEFLTWTFLYRRAHHNPTYYGITDNSTEGISKFLSDLIDNSIENLKESKCVISYSDKLKPTPFLQIASYYYLSHKTLRNLLKSVVPKASFRQCLRWLAEATEYDELPTRHGEELINMELSQQMRYPANDMENAEFIWDPHIKAFLLLQAYFSRIELPIADYSQDTVSVLDQSLRILQAYIDAAAELGYLSTVLMLIRLMQCVKQAIWFDEDFIYTLPGLRANDWEKTDNDGEFTGLPPVSLLQKAGEQTGELKKLAHRLKPKNYDQFKKIVSTLPVGKYKAVKTDKEIHVELVHSNPPLNRDFKVYCPKFSKPQRETWFAIACDLETDQIYAIKRLSPKRVAGVDKVEGTLTVTTSGPLEVLLVSDFTDLHYQMPV
- a CDS encoding Vesicle-associated membrane protein 712, coding for MSLEQELDSSVYYAALSLNSTTLYTYDNVNLTSKLNVNYSELVSKNLGVINSVQETRINSLKLADNVVMGVTGSHGTTPRNVLTNLMLYYHKKLMKNNNLITIVALCNDRMLDRFVYNLMEKIMEEYLTHFYQTEDGTLSYEFKNRMRDLIVDHELKLRQLTANYGATTTNELDEIRDLMSENIDRILNRGENLNSLINKTNNLNSSAGSFRRRTVMVKRKLWWSNIKFIVLVSTVVLFVIYLFVGLECGLPFYTRCLHPSKPSQPHQKTI
- a CDS encoding DNA polymerase epsilon subunit 3; this encodes MPAKGWKKDGDDSNFETAADNEKVSIESMLFPKATVHKVAKHVLSQSETNMILAKESQTVLQRGSVLFVNYLYHHAKQVAKEQGRKVVNANDVLAGLERAQFAGFVPALSEELEKFNLRKEHKKKKKDEINEPDDEQENENKRAKVDVDEAMTEDVPDTTQDDATAEATEAGEDTEEAEEDAEGDEAPTLTASQRLQQEMKELEGDEPTETAESENEG